In Paenibacillus algicola, a genomic segment contains:
- a CDS encoding methyl-accepting chemotaxis protein — protein MKLLRNLSITRKLMILILISALSLISVGMTGLAYITKMAGDSEAMYKDSLLPLSTIMQIQIQAKSSDAVLLEMLMSSSTRKHKELQEDLSGLQQDVRAKLAELQQNNLRKEEAGLMQELMNYIQALEESREQVMALIADDKKSDAYLQYQALVEYRGDRVNAALEELQRLKVDYSSAINERNQDNVNQAITRVILANIITLTLLIVIGYTIARMIVRPLKEVRRMLTIAETGDFTVKGQYQSRDELGELTASFNQMSAKLQSVFAAVQDSSMLVASSSEQLSASAEQSSQASEQVTLTIQELAAGTDRQVEMIEDASHEMNTMTAYTRSIADQTQHVKNDALHASQMSHEGTAAIQDVSVQMGSISSNVNGLFEAVQSLSTRSLEIGQLVDIISDISSQTNLLALNASIEAARAGEQGKGFAVVASEVGKLAEQSGKSTKQITDMIRQIQRDTEHTIDTMRVTSGEVQQGLHVVHQAGQTFYNIENAVGNVVGRIEEIASTLLKVAEGIQQVNTQFTDVRAVSLNSADHSQGISAAAEEQLASMEEITSSSQALAALAENLQKLIQQFKI, from the coding sequence ATGAAGCTACTGCGAAACTTATCCATCACCAGAAAACTGATGATCCTGATCCTGATCAGCGCCTTATCGTTAATCTCTGTTGGCATGACGGGATTGGCGTATATTACAAAAATGGCGGGGGACTCGGAAGCGATGTACAAAGACAGCCTCCTTCCGCTGAGTACGATCATGCAAATCCAAATTCAGGCCAAATCCAGTGACGCGGTGCTGCTTGAAATGCTAATGTCCAGCAGTACCAGAAAACATAAGGAGCTGCAGGAGGATCTGTCGGGATTACAGCAGGACGTTAGAGCAAAGCTGGCCGAGCTGCAGCAGAACAACCTGCGCAAAGAAGAGGCCGGGCTGATGCAGGAGTTGATGAATTACATCCAGGCCCTGGAGGAGAGTAGGGAGCAGGTTATGGCCTTGATAGCGGATGACAAGAAAAGCGACGCCTATCTGCAGTACCAGGCTCTTGTCGAGTATCGGGGAGACCGGGTCAATGCTGCGCTTGAAGAGCTGCAGCGCCTGAAGGTGGATTATTCCAGCGCGATCAATGAACGCAATCAGGACAATGTGAACCAGGCGATAACGAGAGTAATCTTGGCAAATATCATTACGCTGACGCTGCTCATCGTCATTGGATACACGATAGCACGGATGATCGTTAGACCGCTGAAGGAGGTTAGGCGGATGCTGACCATTGCCGAAACCGGAGATTTCACGGTAAAAGGACAATATCAATCCCGAGATGAGCTGGGGGAGCTCACTGCCTCCTTCAATCAGATGAGTGCCAAGCTTCAATCGGTGTTCGCTGCCGTTCAGGATTCCTCGATGCTGGTCGCTTCCTCTTCGGAGCAGCTTAGTGCAAGCGCAGAGCAAAGCTCTCAGGCTAGTGAGCAGGTCACCCTTACGATCCAGGAGCTGGCGGCGGGCACAGACCGGCAGGTGGAGATGATCGAAGATGCTTCCCATGAAATGAACACCATGACAGCGTACACCCGGTCCATTGCGGATCAGACGCAGCATGTGAAGAACGACGCATTGCACGCTTCTCAAATGTCTCACGAAGGAACTGCGGCCATTCAGGATGTCAGCGTCCAGATGGGGTCCATCTCGAGCAATGTGAACGGATTGTTTGAGGCAGTCCAAAGCTTGAGTACGCGGTCACTGGAAATCGGACAGCTGGTAGATATCATTTCTGATATTTCTTCCCAGACGAATCTGCTCGCCTTGAATGCATCTATTGAAGCCGCTCGCGCCGGGGAGCAGGGTAAAGGCTTTGCTGTCGTTGCCAGTGAGGTAGGCAAGCTGGCCGAACAGTCGGGCAAGTCGACAAAGCAGATTACAGACATGATCCGCCAGATCCAGCGAGATACGGAGCATACGATCGACACGATGAGAGTTACGTCCGGAGAGGTTCAGCAGGGCCTGCATGTTGTACACCAGGCGGGACAGACCTTCTATAATATAGAAAACGCCGTCGGCAATGTCGTTGGCCGTATTGAGGAGATCGCGAGCACCCTTTTGAAGGTTGCCGAAGGAATCCAACAGGTAAATACCCAGTTCACGGATGTAAGAGCCGTGTCCCTGAATTCGGCAGATCACAGTCAGGGAATCTCTGCCGCCGCCGAAGAGCAGCTGGCCTCCATGGAAGAGATTACCTCCTCATCCCAGGCGCTGGCCGCCTTGGCCGAGAATCTGCAGAAGCTTATTCAGCAGTTTAAGATTTAA
- a CDS encoding WXG100 family type VII secretion target — MTKIKINPEQLDEAAARFLACSQSNLDMAVELKAIIDGMSGEWEGVTRERFYQSYTGSHEQLQSVSETLKMIGEELKAISGRFRSADESS; from the coding sequence ATGACGAAGATCAAGATTAATCCGGAGCAGCTGGATGAGGCGGCTGCCCGCTTCTTAGCGTGCAGTCAGAGCAATCTCGATATGGCTGTGGAGCTCAAAGCAATAATCGATGGGATGTCCGGCGAATGGGAGGGCGTCACGCGAGAACGATTTTATCAATCCTACACGGGCTCGCATGAACAGCTGCAAAGTGTGTCCGAGACGCTGAAGATGATCGGAGAAGAGCTGAAGGCGATTTCGGGAAGGTTCCGGAGTGCGGATGAGAGCTCCTAG
- a CDS encoding WXG100 family type VII secretion target: MSRIIADIAALERAASHFAAAGQQLGQIAGEPQKRKASIEWSGRAEQKYSVAWNESERTLHRLTALASQMASQCQGVAEALRRADEEERRREREGR; encoded by the coding sequence TTGTCGAGAATCATAGCGGACATTGCGGCACTGGAACGGGCGGCGTCCCATTTTGCGGCAGCGGGTCAGCAGCTTGGGCAGATTGCCGGGGAGCCGCAGAAACGAAAAGCCTCCATAGAATGGTCGGGCCGGGCTGAACAGAAATATTCAGTCGCATGGAATGAGAGTGAACGTACCTTACATCGCTTGACAGCACTAGCTTCGCAGATGGCGTCACAGTGCCAAGGTGTAGCCGAAGCGCTGCGCCGGGCCGATGAAGAGGAACGGAGAAGAGAACGCGAAGGGCGGTAA
- a CDS encoding RHS repeat-associated core domain-containing protein yields MKRNGEENAKGGKLHLARSEGGEGRLRIIVDPGELADLRNKMKNASQDIERLGRALESTWRSVDYEGSQRGSLDAAWAEMAGLFGKLAQQYEEMAAFLNKKSEGFAEADGQETGFSAGKLLKWAAVVLGTTLDFVPVVGNVKGIVDAAVGYDVFTKEKLTNVERVLSMLGPAGKTVKKGSQLIGMIDDAASVSKQGERASDAARAVDRAGDSAKAADNAGNAAKTADQAGDAAKAADQAGDGGTAVDRAGDAANSGKDAAASGPTVDAAPGAARHGDEAAAAAENTARQVDEAATGTAGLAAAGGAGAAAGIGMARTPYSGVSAGSRIQKKDGVNPRSTAGDPVDTSTGAQIIEHPLLHLKGAEDLTFSISYHSLLNGSGALGLDWSHNYEIRLEQPAEGTLEVWWSSFRSNTYQRGEDGIFRSRDVDVLHDRIIRADGGYRLVRKDQKVLLFSAEGQLKEIRNPAGQIQRLSFDTQGRLLEIKDALSGRSFQLSYSETGLLQSVVDPLGYTAFFLYTAGRLTDITPPDHSLISCAYTPEGRLSSMRSGEGIVYFVNEYDDEGRVARQKDALGQWCSFDYDEESHPGWIITTFTNREGATRVFTHDDRYRLIALQDELGHVTRYEYNEQGLCTLEVEPDGKESIYVYDEKGRLTERRMNGQLRDLYRYNEFGSLISYIDGEGNAIDFEYDEHHRPVLRKDSEDGLIRISYNEQGLMQTMEDQSGAVTRYSYDAFGNLVTVTDPLGCMTRYEYDAGGRITQVTDPAGGVIRQAYNVSHQVVSVTDPLGAVTTYDYDKEGALRRQIDPLGHARLYKYNAAGNLIEEQDELGRTVRYRYDNEERVIQVVHTNGASTCYAYDGAGRLLQSTDPSGVVTRYQYDAAGRVTKVTDGEGYALRSVRYDKDGNPAAVVNALGHAVNYRFNRLGQILEKENAKGDITAYAYDGLSRLVRVNQCGQESSRAFTAAGQLAGYRDAAGNETKFRYDMAGRPTEEITPAGTQLTYDYDPRGFLIRRRSARGIVTTYTPDAAGRLHKQQDGAGTLEHQYDAAGRLITISESTGDGTAATIEKRTYDSLGRVTSYTNERGQTIRYEYDGLGNVSVLHYPDGKKVTYRYDAAGRMTEVRDWKKRVTAYSYDERGQLVRTDRPNGTAELRAYDKEGQLISLLDTGVKGRLLQQYRYCYDAAGLLIKENETRYEYNSWGALTAANASRYTYDASGNMTCMEEGDSQIRMSYAADNRLRSVNGEDVAMDEDGNLLRGRLRGRSQDFVYDARDRLVQAGSITYGYNAENERTWMNVKGQTTLYVVNPHAEYSQLLLETDEAGRVSAAYVYGLGLIGRENADGRYQSYHYDLRGSTTRLTDEEGDVTDRYTYGAFGELVKHEGTTRQPFAYNGRDGVQTDINGLYYMRARYYNPDIKRFMNRDVLRGEVSLGLSMNRFAYVNGNPVTFVDPLGLDAIQAGKSKGKGKVDDFAKEPFLPDEAYGKNLPKFVEPGTKSLNKYDEFGNLKQTKYYDDYGREKGWVDFTNHGYPSNHSVPHWHEVQWNERYPIGGYKIDHRMDTNIPFK; encoded by the coding sequence ATGAAGAGGAACGGAGAAGAGAACGCGAAGGGCGGTAAGCTGCACTTGGCGAGAAGTGAGGGAGGAGAGGGACGCTTGCGTATCATTGTGGATCCGGGAGAACTGGCAGACCTGCGGAACAAGATGAAAAATGCATCCCAGGATATCGAGCGCCTGGGCCGTGCGCTGGAGAGCACCTGGCGCAGTGTGGATTATGAAGGCTCGCAGCGGGGATCATTGGATGCGGCCTGGGCGGAAATGGCGGGGCTGTTCGGCAAGCTGGCTCAGCAGTATGAGGAGATGGCGGCATTTTTAAATAAGAAAAGCGAGGGATTTGCCGAGGCTGACGGGCAGGAAACCGGCTTCTCGGCCGGAAAGCTCCTGAAGTGGGCAGCCGTGGTCCTGGGAACGACGCTGGATTTTGTCCCCGTCGTCGGCAATGTCAAAGGCATTGTGGATGCGGCGGTGGGATATGATGTCTTTACCAAAGAAAAGCTGACGAACGTAGAGCGTGTCCTCAGTATGCTGGGACCGGCAGGCAAGACGGTGAAGAAGGGCTCTCAGCTGATTGGAATGATTGATGATGCAGCGAGCGTCTCCAAACAAGGAGAACGCGCGTCTGACGCTGCGCGCGCCGTCGACCGTGCCGGTGACTCAGCCAAGGCGGCGGACAACGCGGGTAATGCGGCCAAGACAGCAGATCAGGCCGGGGATGCGGCGAAGGCGGCCGATCAAGCAGGGGATGGAGGTACAGCAGTCGATCGTGCAGGCGATGCCGCCAATAGCGGCAAAGATGCTGCTGCGTCAGGACCGACCGTGGATGCTGCGCCGGGAGCTGCGAGGCATGGGGATGAGGCTGCAGCGGCAGCGGAGAACACTGCAAGACAAGTGGACGAAGCTGCCACAGGTACAGCGGGCTTGGCAGCCGCGGGAGGTGCCGGCGCAGCAGCAGGCATTGGAATGGCACGAACCCCGTATTCCGGCGTGTCTGCTGGCAGCCGGATCCAGAAGAAGGACGGCGTTAATCCGCGTTCCACAGCAGGGGACCCTGTCGATACCTCTACTGGAGCCCAGATTATTGAGCATCCGCTGCTGCATCTCAAGGGCGCCGAGGACCTGACATTCTCGATTTCCTATCATTCTCTGCTTAACGGCAGTGGAGCTTTGGGCCTGGATTGGAGCCATAACTACGAAATTCGTCTGGAACAGCCTGCTGAAGGCACATTAGAGGTTTGGTGGAGCAGCTTCCGCAGCAACACCTATCAGCGGGGAGAAGACGGCATATTCCGAAGCAGGGATGTGGATGTGCTTCATGACCGGATTATCCGGGCGGATGGAGGCTATCGTCTCGTCAGGAAGGATCAAAAAGTCCTGTTATTTAGTGCTGAGGGCCAGCTGAAGGAGATCCGGAATCCGGCAGGCCAGATACAGCGATTGTCTTTTGATACACAGGGCCGTTTGCTTGAAATCAAGGATGCCTTGAGCGGCAGATCATTTCAATTATCTTATAGTGAAACAGGATTACTTCAATCTGTTGTCGATCCGCTGGGTTATACCGCGTTCTTTCTCTACACAGCAGGACGGCTTACAGATATCACGCCCCCGGATCACAGCCTGATCAGCTGTGCATACACACCCGAAGGACGTTTATCCTCGATGCGAAGCGGAGAGGGCATCGTTTATTTTGTGAACGAATATGACGATGAAGGACGTGTGGCCCGCCAGAAGGATGCGCTGGGACAATGGTGTTCTTTTGACTATGACGAGGAGAGCCATCCGGGTTGGATCATCACGACCTTTACGAACCGGGAAGGCGCAACCCGGGTGTTTACCCACGACGACCGGTACCGCCTGATTGCACTGCAGGATGAGCTGGGACATGTCACTCGGTATGAATATAATGAGCAGGGGCTCTGCACTTTGGAGGTGGAGCCGGACGGCAAAGAGAGCATCTATGTGTACGATGAAAAGGGACGGCTTACGGAACGACGCATGAATGGACAGCTTCGCGACCTTTACCGGTATAATGAATTCGGTTCCTTGATTTCTTACATTGACGGTGAAGGAAACGCCATTGATTTCGAGTATGATGAGCATCACCGCCCAGTCCTGCGGAAAGACTCCGAAGACGGCCTCATTCGGATCAGCTATAATGAGCAGGGGCTTATGCAGACGATGGAGGATCAATCCGGGGCAGTGACCCGGTACTCCTATGACGCATTCGGAAACCTGGTGACCGTTACGGATCCGCTTGGATGTATGACACGCTATGAGTACGATGCTGGAGGACGCATCACCCAGGTGACCGATCCTGCCGGCGGCGTGATCCGTCAAGCCTACAATGTCAGCCATCAGGTGGTTTCGGTAACCGATCCGCTGGGTGCCGTCACTACATACGACTATGATAAGGAGGGCGCGCTGCGAAGACAGATCGATCCGCTCGGCCATGCCCGGTTGTACAAGTATAATGCGGCAGGAAACCTGATCGAAGAACAAGATGAGCTTGGGCGTACGGTTCGTTATCGGTACGATAATGAAGAGCGCGTCATTCAGGTTGTTCATACGAACGGCGCTTCCACTTGTTATGCGTATGATGGGGCGGGGCGTCTTTTGCAAAGTACCGATCCATCCGGTGTAGTCACCCGTTATCAATATGATGCGGCCGGCCGTGTAACGAAGGTTACGGATGGCGAGGGATATGCCCTGCGCTCTGTGCGATATGACAAGGACGGCAATCCGGCAGCTGTGGTGAACGCGCTGGGGCATGCGGTGAACTACCGTTTTAATCGGCTGGGACAGATTCTAGAGAAAGAGAACGCGAAGGGCGATATTACAGCTTATGCGTATGACGGCCTATCACGCCTGGTGCGGGTGAATCAGTGCGGCCAAGAGAGCAGCCGGGCTTTTACCGCAGCAGGACAGCTGGCAGGCTACCGCGATGCGGCCGGAAATGAGACCAAGTTCCGCTACGATATGGCCGGCAGGCCGACAGAGGAGATCACACCGGCAGGCACGCAGCTAACCTATGACTATGATCCACGAGGATTTCTCATCCGCCGCCGCAGTGCGCGCGGTATCGTTACCACCTATACGCCGGATGCGGCCGGAAGGCTGCATAAGCAGCAAGACGGGGCCGGTACGCTGGAACATCAATATGATGCGGCCGGGCGCCTGATCACCATCAGCGAAAGCACAGGAGACGGCACAGCAGCCACGATAGAGAAGCGCACCTACGATTCACTGGGCCGGGTAACTTCTTATACCAATGAACGCGGCCAGACCATCCGTTACGAATATGACGGGCTTGGAAATGTGTCCGTGCTCCACTACCCGGACGGCAAAAAAGTCACGTACCGCTACGATGCAGCGGGGCGGATGACCGAAGTGCGTGACTGGAAGAAGCGGGTGACCGCCTACAGCTATGATGAAAGGGGCCAGCTGGTCCGTACGGACCGGCCGAACGGTACCGCAGAGCTGCGGGCCTACGACAAAGAGGGTCAGTTGATCTCCCTGCTCGACACGGGCGTAAAGGGACGGCTACTGCAGCAGTACCGCTATTGTTATGACGCCGCAGGGCTTCTGATCAAGGAGAACGAAACCCGGTATGAGTACAATAGCTGGGGAGCACTCACTGCGGCAAACGCCAGCCGGTACACCTACGATGCCTCCGGAAATATGACCTGTATGGAAGAAGGCGATTCCCAGATACGGATGTCCTATGCAGCAGACAACCGCCTGAGAAGTGTGAACGGCGAGGACGTTGCCATGGACGAAGACGGCAACCTTCTCCGAGGGCGGCTGCGCGGACGAAGCCAGGATTTTGTCTACGATGCCCGGGACCGCCTGGTCCAGGCCGGCAGTATTACGTATGGTTATAATGCAGAGAACGAGCGGACCTGGATGAACGTGAAGGGCCAGACCACTCTTTATGTAGTGAATCCGCATGCAGAGTACAGCCAGCTGCTGCTGGAGACCGATGAGGCGGGCAGAGTGAGCGCCGCCTATGTCTACGGTCTCGGCCTGATTGGCCGCGAGAACGCAGACGGGCGCTACCAAAGCTACCATTACGATCTGCGCGGCAGTACGACACGGCTCACAGATGAAGAAGGCGACGTCACCGACCGCTACACCTATGGCGCCTTCGGCGAACTTGTGAAGCATGAGGGCACGACCCGCCAGCCGTTCGCCTACAACGGCCGCGATGGTGTACAGACTGACATCAACGGCCTTTACTACATGCGCGCGCGATACTATAACCCGGACATCAAGCGGTTTATGAACCGCGATGTGCTGCGAGGAGAAGTGAGCCTAGGGCTCAGCATGAACCGCTTCGCGTATGTAAACGGCAATCCGGTGACGTTTGTGGACCCGCTGGGGCTGGATGCGATTCAGGCGGGGAAGAGTAAGGGTAAGGGTAAAGTTGATGATTTTGCTAAGGAACCTTTCTTACCAGATGAAGCATATGGAAAAAATCTTCCTAAGTTTGTTGAACCAGGAACTAAGAGTCTCAACAAGTATGATGAATTTGGTAACCTTAAACAAACTAAGTATTATGATGATTATGGTAGAGAAAAAGGTTGGGTTGACTTTACAAACCATGGGTATCCTTCAAACCATAGTGTTCCACATTGGCATGAAGTTCAATGGAATGAAAGATATCCAATAGGTGGATACAAGATTGACCACCGTATGGATACTAACATACCGTTTAAGTAA
- a CDS encoding IS1634 family transposase gives MAIIYQTNKKTGITYAYNNEPYWDKEKQQSRAKRTLIGKVDPKTGEIVSTRAYRREPEAESGAPAKKRGPVPITGFLRSFYGATYLFDQIGQETGVEADLKACFPDSYKKLLSIAYYLILEENNSLSRFSHWQRMHIHPCGADIPSQRSSELFQSIEEAQRMAFFERQGRRRIEKEYWAFDITTISSYSEILKQVKKGKNKEHDRLPQINLALLFGEESGLPFYYRKLPGHVTDVKTVRQLMQEFHIMGYKKVNVVLDRGFYSKRNVDHLYQNHQKFIIGVKLNLSYVKAHLEEERERLKLWSNFYSQYGTYGICKRIEWAYEQERPYKGDILQETRRAYLLLYYNPEKAARDQADMNEYLTSLHRDLQEGNLREHCRKDYTKYFEVTETPKRGRRIVPREDKMLEAAQNYGYFALLSNEVKAPDEALSLYRSKDIVEKAFGNLKERLNFRRMQVSSETSLNGKLFVEFIALIYLSYVKKRMQDAGLFDSWTMQGLLDELDTIERFEAPGHGRILGEVTQKQADLFRALGVEPPSL, from the coding sequence ATGGCTATCATTTATCAAACGAATAAAAAGACAGGCATTACCTATGCCTACAATAACGAGCCCTACTGGGACAAAGAAAAACAGCAGTCTCGGGCAAAACGGACGCTCATCGGGAAAGTCGATCCCAAGACAGGAGAGATTGTGTCCACCCGAGCGTATCGGAGAGAGCCGGAGGCAGAGTCAGGCGCCCCTGCCAAGAAGCGCGGCCCCGTACCAATTACCGGTTTTCTGCGCAGTTTTTACGGCGCAACCTACCTGTTCGATCAAATCGGCCAGGAAACTGGCGTTGAAGCGGATCTCAAGGCGTGTTTCCCGGACAGCTACAAGAAGCTTCTGTCTATCGCCTACTATCTCATCTTGGAAGAAAACAACTCGCTCAGCCGCTTTTCTCACTGGCAGCGCATGCATATTCATCCCTGTGGAGCAGACATTCCTTCGCAGCGAAGCAGCGAACTGTTCCAGTCTATTGAAGAGGCGCAGCGCATGGCCTTTTTCGAAAGACAAGGCAGACGACGCATCGAAAAGGAGTACTGGGCATTCGACATTACCACGATTTCCAGTTACTCCGAGATTCTCAAGCAAGTGAAGAAGGGAAAGAACAAGGAGCATGACCGGTTGCCGCAAATCAATCTGGCCCTGCTCTTTGGCGAAGAATCGGGCCTGCCCTTCTACTACCGAAAGCTTCCCGGCCATGTGACAGACGTCAAGACGGTCCGGCAACTCATGCAAGAGTTCCACATCATGGGCTACAAGAAAGTAAACGTTGTACTGGATCGGGGCTTTTACAGCAAGCGAAATGTGGATCATCTGTATCAGAACCATCAAAAATTTATCATCGGCGTCAAACTGAATCTCTCCTACGTGAAAGCACATCTGGAAGAGGAACGGGAGCGGCTCAAGCTCTGGTCGAATTTTTATTCGCAGTATGGCACCTACGGCATTTGCAAAAGAATCGAGTGGGCCTACGAGCAAGAGAGGCCGTACAAAGGCGATATCTTACAAGAGACGCGCCGAGCCTATCTCCTGCTCTATTACAATCCGGAGAAAGCAGCCAGAGACCAAGCGGATATGAATGAGTATCTGACGAGCCTGCACCGAGATCTGCAGGAAGGCAATCTGCGCGAGCATTGCCGCAAGGACTACACCAAGTATTTCGAAGTGACCGAGACCCCGAAGCGCGGCCGCAGGATTGTACCGAGAGAGGACAAGATGCTGGAGGCGGCTCAAAACTATGGCTACTTTGCCTTGCTCTCCAATGAAGTCAAAGCTCCCGATGAAGCATTGTCACTGTACCGCAGCAAGGACATCGTAGAAAAGGCATTTGGCAATTTGAAAGAGCGACTGAATTTCCGCAGAATGCAAGTTTCTTCGGAAACTTCACTAAATGGCAAGCTATTTGTCGAATTTATTGCACTTATTTACCTTTCTTATGTCAAGAAACGCATGCAAGATGCCGGACTCTTTGATTCCTGGACAATGCAAGGGCTGCTGGATGAATTAGACACAATAGAGCGGTTTGAAGCGCCTGGACACGGTCGAATCTTGGGCGAGGTAACGCAAAAACAGGCTGATTTATTTCGAGCACTGGGAGTAGAGCCTCCCTCGTTATAA
- a CDS encoding helix-turn-helix domain-containing protein: MPISIKLKEILKERDLSQRELARMTGLRPNTISHLCSDNVDRVYLSTLETVCKVLDIDIQELIKVE, encoded by the coding sequence ATGCCAATTTCAATCAAACTCAAGGAAATCCTTAAAGAACGTGACCTTTCACAACGTGAATTGGCGCGAATGACAGGGCTTCGCCCTAATACAATAAGCCATCTTTGTTCAGACAATGTGGACAGGGTTTATCTATCAACATTAGAAACAGTATGCAAAGTGTTAGACATCGACATTCAGGAGTTAATTAAGGTGGAGTAG
- a CDS encoding recombinase family protein produces MNVIGYIRVSTQGQARDGYSLAYQEDEIKAYCQAQGYTLLRLFKDEGISGAKVDEEALEVDRLGFQEMLEYLSRQEVNYVVTLNTSRLWRSDIVKVLVQRELKKYGVDIRSIEQPQYSIHKKDPSDFLINGLMELLDQYQRLEISLKLGRGRNKKAQQGGYAGGNVALGYKVERGKKRLVIDDRQARTVQRVFDLKEQYPSLTLTQLAEQLNAEGHRTKQGKLFTKVQIKRILDRKAFYSGLYRYGEITVTGKHQAIL; encoded by the coding sequence ATGAATGTTATCGGTTATATTCGAGTTTCGACACAAGGACAAGCAAGGGATGGATACAGCCTTGCTTACCAAGAAGATGAAATCAAAGCATATTGTCAGGCACAAGGATACACGCTTTTACGCTTGTTTAAGGATGAGGGTATTAGTGGGGCTAAAGTCGATGAGGAAGCGTTAGAAGTGGACAGATTAGGCTTTCAGGAGATGTTGGAGTATCTCTCCCGCCAAGAGGTGAATTATGTTGTCACACTGAATACAAGCCGTTTATGGCGGTCAGACATAGTGAAAGTGTTAGTTCAACGAGAGTTGAAAAAGTATGGAGTGGACATTCGGAGTATTGAACAACCGCAATACAGTATCCATAAGAAAGACCCTAGCGATTTTTTAATTAATGGCTTAATGGAGTTATTAGACCAATATCAACGATTAGAAATCTCACTAAAGCTAGGGAGAGGGCGAAACAAGAAAGCCCAACAGGGCGGTTATGCAGGAGGAAATGTCGCATTAGGCTACAAAGTGGAGAGAGGTAAGAAAAGGCTTGTCATAGATGACAGACAAGCCAGAACCGTTCAAAGAGTTTTTGACCTAAAGGAACAGTATCCTTCATTGACATTAACACAACTTGCAGAACAACTGAATGCAGAAGGACACAGAACGAAACAAGGAAAATTGTTTACGAAAGTCCAGATCAAACGGATTTTGGATAGAAAAGCGTTTTATAGTGGGTTATACCGCTATGGTGAAATAACAGTAACTGGCAAACATCAAGCCATTTTATAA
- a CDS encoding IS110 family RNA-guided transposase yields MKRDRHIYIGLDLHKFQHTAVILNCWHEKLGEMTIQNKPIAFPSLLEYVNRYLTEDLTPVFGLEDVGGYGRDLALYLIGQGYIVKFVNSSLSNAERNSYAMTQKHDSWDAQCVADVLIRKLPFLPDAAPSDIHWIIAQLVGRRNALVKAQTALKNQLHMQLNYHYPSYKDFFSEVDGKTALAFWESYPSPSHLEGATIEDLRKFLLEASNNACSTRKAEQILSLVQTDGEVKRKYQTSRDFIIQSIVRDIRFKKQEIKKVDKELKVTIQTLGMQLEPMPGIDTVTSSALIAEIGDIHRFANSDKLARYAGIAPIRMGSGGKETMKKTKQGNRKLYDTFYNLAVQQVQVCKGSKTPRNPVFYAYYNRKLSEGKSKSQALLCIMRRLVRIIYGMMKNKKAYIMPDQPETIAS; encoded by the coding sequence ATGAAACGAGATAGGCATATTTATATAGGGTTAGATTTACACAAGTTCCAACATACAGCGGTGATATTGAATTGTTGGCATGAAAAGCTAGGGGAAATGACAATTCAAAACAAACCAATAGCTTTTCCTAGTTTATTAGAATATGTGAATAGGTATCTTACAGAAGACTTGACCCCTGTATTTGGATTAGAAGATGTGGGTGGTTATGGACGAGATTTAGCGTTGTATCTGATTGGACAAGGCTATATTGTCAAATTCGTTAACTCTTCTTTATCCAATGCGGAACGAAACAGCTATGCGATGACACAAAAGCATGATAGTTGGGACGCTCAATGTGTCGCAGATGTTTTAATTCGCAAGCTACCTTTTTTACCTGACGCTGCACCATCGGATATTCATTGGATAATCGCTCAACTTGTTGGAAGAAGAAACGCTTTAGTGAAAGCCCAAACCGCTTTGAAAAATCAACTTCATATGCAATTAAACTATCATTATCCAAGCTACAAGGATTTCTTTTCAGAAGTGGATGGGAAAACAGCACTAGCCTTTTGGGAAAGCTATCCTTCACCTTCACATTTGGAGGGGGCAACCATAGAGGACTTACGCAAGTTCCTATTAGAAGCAAGTAATAATGCTTGTTCCACTAGAAAAGCAGAACAGATACTATCGCTCGTTCAAACTGATGGAGAGGTAAAGCGTAAATATCAGACATCTAGAGACTTTATTATTCAAAGTATAGTGCGAGATATCCGTTTTAAAAAGCAGGAAATCAAGAAGGTAGACAAAGAGTTAAAGGTCACTATTCAGACGTTAGGTATGCAGCTTGAACCCATGCCAGGGATTGATACCGTTACTTCATCCGCTTTAATTGCAGAGATTGGTGACATACACCGCTTCGCTAACTCTGATAAACTAGCAAGATATGCAGGGATAGCCCCTATCAGAATGGGTTCGGGCGGTAAAGAAACGATGAAGAAAACGAAACAGGGCAATAGAAAGCTATACGATACCTTTTACAACCTAGCTGTTCAACAAGTACAGGTCTGTAAAGGGAGTAAAACACCTCGTAACCCTGTCTTTTACGCTTACTATAACCGTAAGCTAAGTGAAGGGAAGTCTAAGTCACAAGCCCTTCTCTGTATTATGAGAAGGTTAGTCAGAATTATCTATGGTATGATGAAAAATAAGAAGGCATATATCATGCCAGATCAACCTGAAACAATAGCTAGTTAA